A region of Reichenbachiella carrageenanivorans DNA encodes the following proteins:
- a CDS encoding HEAT repeat domain-containing protein, whose translation MAVTELVAQISGELDSKAYEVSDTLARIGTEEVVEEMIKLLSHENSDSKFLAARTLGKIKNNEAGLAPLLEAIQNKENSVIAGDLFMMLEDFDLSSKYVEIFKHFLNGSFKVSTQAKDLLDHKEFDITPRVIRKAKKHWEHYSNNVKQDELYDLRKIEVNEMLEDLEAYLKEE comes from the coding sequence ATGGCAGTTACAGAATTAGTTGCTCAAATATCAGGGGAATTGGATAGCAAGGCATATGAAGTGTCCGATACTCTGGCACGAATAGGAACGGAAGAAGTGGTAGAAGAAATGATCAAACTGCTTAGTCATGAAAACTCAGATTCAAAATTTTTGGCTGCACGAACATTAGGTAAAATAAAAAATAATGAAGCGGGTTTGGCTCCATTGCTAGAGGCCATCCAAAACAAAGAAAATTCGGTTATCGCTGGAGATTTGTTTATGATGCTCGAAGATTTTGATTTGAGTAGCAAATACGTTGAGATTTTTAAGCATTTTCTGAACGGTAGTTTTAAAGTTTCGACGCAAGCCAAAGATTTATTAGATCACAAAGAATTTGACATTACTCCTCGTGTTATTCGAAAAGCCAAAAAGCACTGGGAGCATTATAGTAACAATGTGAAACAAGATGAACTTTATGATCTTAGAAAAATAGAAGTAAATGAGATGTTAGAAGACTTAGAGGCCTATTTAAAGGAAGAGTAA
- a CDS encoding MaoC family dehydratase: MIEKMLKVGDTYETEFVITQEQVNAFAELSGDKNPLHIDAEFAATTNFKSPIVHGIFTSAVISKILGMEFPGPGTFYLGQKLEFKRAIYPEKRYVAKFEITEIREGKHIAVISTQYFETETGRNRIVLDGEAEVKNLERIP, encoded by the coding sequence ATGATTGAAAAAATGCTAAAAGTAGGAGATACTTACGAAACGGAGTTTGTTATTACGCAAGAGCAAGTCAATGCCTTCGCAGAATTGTCTGGTGACAAAAATCCCTTGCACATTGATGCCGAGTTTGCGGCTACTACCAATTTTAAATCGCCCATCGTACACGGTATTTTTACTTCGGCTGTCATATCCAAAATCTTGGGTATGGAATTTCCAGGGCCAGGCACTTTTTATCTGGGTCAAAAATTAGAATTCAAAAGAGCTATTTATCCCGAAAAAAGATACGTAGCTAAATTTGAAATAACCGAAATTCGGGAAGGTAAGCACATTGCGGTGATTAGCACCCAATATTTCGAAACCGAAACAGGTCGAAATAGGATCGTGTTAGATGGCGAAGCTGAGGTGAAAAACCTTGAGAGAATTCCTTAG
- a CDS encoding acetyl-CoA C-acyltransferase — MEAYIVNGYRTAIGKSKKGGFRFTRPDDLAADVIKHLVADVPALDPKRIDDLIVGNAIPEAEQGMQMGRMISLLSLPIEVPGVTVNRYCGSGLETIAIAAARIKAGMANCIIAGGTESMSLVPMLGYKTALNWKIAEKTPEYYLGMGLTAEEIASDYGITREEADEFSVKSHDKALAALKEGKFKDEIVPITVKETYVNEAGKKAEREYVVDTDEGPRAGTSMEGLARLKPAFKMGGVVTAGNSSQTSDGAAFVMVMSEAMVKELNLEPVARMVTYTAAGVNPRIMGIGPVAAIPKALKLAGLKLNDIDQFELNEAFATQSLAVIKEAGLDPEKINPNGGAIALGHPLGCSGAKLSVQLINEMRRRKQKYGMVTACVGGGQGVAGIYEFLK, encoded by the coding sequence ATGGAAGCATATATAGTAAACGGATATAGAACAGCAATTGGCAAATCAAAAAAAGGCGGATTCAGATTTACTCGCCCAGATGATTTGGCAGCTGATGTGATCAAGCACTTGGTAGCAGATGTACCAGCACTTGATCCAAAAAGAATAGATGATCTCATTGTAGGCAATGCCATTCCCGAAGCAGAACAAGGTATGCAAATGGGAAGAATGATTTCATTACTCTCGTTGCCGATCGAAGTACCGGGTGTGACTGTCAATAGATACTGTGGTTCAGGTTTGGAAACGATCGCTATTGCAGCAGCTCGAATCAAAGCTGGCATGGCCAACTGCATCATTGCTGGTGGTACAGAATCCATGTCGCTTGTCCCGATGCTCGGCTACAAAACTGCCCTCAATTGGAAAATCGCTGAAAAAACGCCTGAGTATTATTTGGGTATGGGTTTGACAGCAGAAGAAATTGCGTCGGATTATGGCATCACGAGAGAAGAAGCGGATGAATTTTCTGTAAAATCTCACGACAAAGCCTTGGCGGCTTTGAAGGAAGGAAAATTCAAGGACGAGATCGTGCCAATCACAGTAAAGGAAACTTATGTAAACGAAGCTGGCAAAAAAGCGGAACGCGAATATGTAGTAGATACCGATGAAGGACCAAGGGCAGGAACATCTATGGAAGGATTGGCAAGATTAAAACCAGCTTTCAAAATGGGCGGTGTAGTGACGGCGGGCAACTCATCTCAAACTTCTGATGGCGCAGCTTTCGTGATGGTTATGTCCGAAGCGATGGTCAAAGAACTGAATCTGGAGCCAGTAGCCCGAATGGTGACTTATACTGCAGCAGGTGTGAATCCTAGAATTATGGGCATCGGACCTGTAGCAGCTATTCCGAAAGCATTGAAACTTGCAGGTTTAAAATTGAATGACATAGACCAATTCGAACTCAATGAAGCCTTCGCGACACAATCTTTGGCCGTAATAAAGGAGGCAGGACTAGATCCGGAGAAGATCAACCCGAATGGGGGCGCTATAGCCTTAGGTCATCCGCTAGGATGCTCAGGAGCGAAGCTGTCTGTACAGTTGATCAACGAGATGCGAAGAAGAAAACAAAAATATGGAATGGTGACAGCTTGTGTAGGTGGTGGCCAAGGCGTAGCTGGAATCTACGAATTCTTAAAGTAA